One part of the Micrococcus sp. 2A genome encodes these proteins:
- the mutM gene encoding bifunctional DNA-formamidopyrimidine glycosylase/DNA-(apurinic or apyrimidinic site) lyase, giving the protein MPELPEAEVVRRGIARSAAGAAAGSLEVLDARSVRRSPGGPAALRARLDGAVLAEPARRGKFLWLPLADGDDAVVVHLGMSGQVLVDEPADPDPRHLRLRLPITTADGAARELRFVDQRLFGGWWLDPLVTEAATGERIPATAAHIALDPLHPLFDPAAVHARLARRRSVLKRALLDQSLVSGIGNIYADEALWAARLHPERPTSRLRRAETVGVLEAVREIMGRALEQGGTSFDALYVNVDGRSGEYARSLQAYGRTGSPCRRCAAEGVVSLIVREPFMGRASHRCPRCQPRPRRASARPGP; this is encoded by the coding sequence GTGCCGGAGCTCCCCGAGGCGGAGGTCGTGCGCCGGGGCATCGCCCGCAGCGCCGCCGGTGCCGCCGCCGGCTCCCTCGAGGTGCTCGACGCCCGCTCGGTGCGCCGCAGCCCCGGGGGACCCGCCGCGCTGCGCGCGCGCCTCGACGGGGCCGTCCTCGCCGAGCCCGCGCGGCGCGGCAAGTTCCTGTGGCTGCCGCTCGCGGACGGCGACGACGCCGTCGTCGTCCACCTGGGGATGAGCGGCCAGGTGCTCGTGGACGAGCCCGCCGATCCTGACCCGCGCCACCTGCGGCTGCGCCTCCCGATCACCACGGCCGACGGAGCGGCGCGCGAGCTGCGGTTCGTGGACCAGCGGCTCTTCGGCGGCTGGTGGCTGGACCCGCTCGTCACCGAGGCCGCGACGGGGGAGCGGATCCCCGCGACGGCGGCCCACATCGCCCTGGACCCCCTCCACCCGCTCTTCGACCCCGCGGCCGTGCACGCCCGCCTGGCGCGGCGGCGCAGCGTCCTCAAGCGCGCGCTCCTGGACCAGTCCCTCGTGTCCGGGATCGGCAACATCTACGCGGACGAGGCGCTCTGGGCGGCCCGGCTGCACCCCGAACGTCCCACCTCCCGCCTGCGCCGCGCCGAGACCGTGGGCGTCCTCGAGGCCGTGCGGGAGATCATGGGGCGCGCCCTCGAGCAGGGCGGCACGAGCTTCGACGCGCTCTACGTGAACGTGGACGGGCGCTCCGGCGAGTATGCCCGCTCCCTGCAGGCGTACGGCCGCACGGGCTCGCCGTGCCGGCGCTGCGCGGCGGAGGGCGTCGTCTCCCTGATCGTGCGCGAGCCGTTCATGGGGCGGGCCTCCCACCGCTGCCCGCGGTGCCAGCCGAGACCTCGGCGGGCCTCCGCGCGCCCCGGTCCCTAG
- the rpmF gene encoding 50S ribosomal protein L32: MAVPKRKMSRSNTRSRRSQWKAEAPTLVKTVENGRVSYRLPHQAELKTDAAGTPLFFEYKGRKVADA; this comes from the coding sequence GTGGCAGTCCCGAAGCGGAAGATGTCCCGTTCCAACACCCGTTCCCGTCGTTCCCAGTGGAAGGCCGAGGCCCCCACTCTGGTCAAGACCGTGGAGAACGGCCGCGTGTCCTACCGCCTGCCCCACCAGGCCGAGCTGAAGACCGACGCCGCCGGCACCCCGCTGTTCTTCGAGTACAAGGGCCGCAAGGTCGCTGACGCCTGA
- a CDS encoding YceD family protein has product MDTDERPDAGSPWVISVRDLLRGAGIQRHATAQWPAPEGVSTPVLGVPAGDLVDVELRLEAVHEGVLVTGTADADLVGECGRCLTPLREGITVDLQELFLTGASQDEAGDQPIVVHETVDLEPVFRDAVVITLPFQPLCRPDCEGLCADCGIRLEDAPEGHAHERVDPRWAALAALAGTEETSNTETEER; this is encoded by the coding sequence ATGGACACCGACGAACGCCCCGACGCGGGGTCGCCGTGGGTCATCTCCGTGCGCGACCTCCTGCGCGGAGCCGGGATCCAGCGTCACGCGACGGCCCAGTGGCCCGCCCCCGAGGGGGTCAGCACGCCCGTCCTCGGCGTCCCCGCGGGGGACCTCGTGGACGTCGAGCTGCGCCTCGAGGCCGTCCACGAGGGCGTGCTCGTCACCGGCACCGCAGACGCGGACCTGGTGGGCGAGTGCGGCCGCTGTCTGACCCCTCTGCGCGAGGGGATCACCGTGGACCTGCAGGAGCTGTTCCTCACCGGCGCGTCCCAGGACGAGGCCGGCGACCAGCCGATCGTGGTGCACGAGACCGTGGACCTGGAACCCGTGTTCCGGGACGCCGTGGTCATCACCCTGCCGTTCCAGCCGCTGTGCCGGCCGGACTGCGAGGGCCTGTGCGCCGACTGCGGCATCCGCCTCGAGGACGCGCCCGAGGGGCACGCCCACGAGCGCGTGGATCCGCGCTGGGCGGCGCTCGCCGCCCTCGCGGGCACCGAAGAGACCTCCAACACCGAGACAGAAGAGAGATAG
- a CDS encoding glycosyltransferase family 4 protein — MADARSAGRARPPRLMLVTHSYRPERTPPARRWAVVVRVLREAGWDVDVIAPGGLRASHGDDGERLLPTPRLARGAGSRNRRFVEAVVHSVLAVPRGLLAPRPDVVVATVPALPVVVAGWALSRLRRRPLVLEMRDAWPDLAHEAGVHEGPLGRAMERVVAGGQRAADVVVTVTEGFAETLRARGMGAVVTLGNGVDLGRVRTVPPRERAAGELRALYLGNMGESQGLERLVEAAARMRRTHPGVQVRLVGDGVRRAALEELNARLGGAAELLDPVSGDAVGEQYAWADTLVVSLRPDWPSFRHTVPSKTYEVLAVGRHVTGQVTGEAAHTLEAAGGADVVGPGVDDLVAHLAALAADPARTAVGDGGRAWVSEHAHLPAVAARYERLLRGLAAPGRRSTATLEGPVGLP, encoded by the coding sequence GTGGCTGACGCCCGCTCCGCGGGCCGTGCCCGCCCCCCGCGCCTGATGCTCGTGACGCACTCCTACCGCCCGGAGCGCACGCCTCCGGCGCGACGGTGGGCCGTCGTGGTCCGCGTGCTGCGCGAGGCCGGCTGGGACGTGGACGTGATCGCCCCCGGCGGACTGCGCGCCTCCCACGGCGACGACGGCGAGCGCCTCCTCCCCACGCCGCGGCTGGCACGCGGGGCCGGGAGCCGCAACAGACGCTTCGTGGAGGCCGTGGTGCACAGCGTGCTCGCGGTGCCGCGGGGCCTGCTGGCACCCCGCCCCGACGTCGTGGTGGCCACCGTCCCCGCCCTTCCCGTCGTGGTGGCCGGCTGGGCCCTGTCCCGCCTGCGCCGACGCCCCCTCGTGCTCGAGATGCGCGACGCGTGGCCGGACCTCGCCCATGAGGCCGGGGTGCACGAGGGCCCGTTGGGCAGGGCCATGGAGCGCGTCGTGGCGGGCGGGCAGCGGGCCGCGGACGTCGTCGTGACGGTGACCGAGGGCTTCGCCGAGACCCTGCGCGCGCGGGGGATGGGCGCGGTGGTGACGCTGGGCAACGGCGTGGATCTCGGCCGCGTGCGCACCGTGCCGCCCCGGGAACGGGCCGCCGGGGAGCTGCGTGCCCTCTACCTGGGCAACATGGGGGAGAGCCAGGGTCTCGAGCGCCTCGTGGAGGCCGCCGCCCGGATGCGCCGGACGCACCCCGGCGTGCAGGTGCGCCTCGTGGGGGATGGCGTCCGCCGCGCGGCGCTCGAGGAGCTGAACGCCCGCCTGGGCGGCGCCGCGGAGCTCCTCGATCCCGTGTCCGGGGACGCGGTCGGCGAGCAGTACGCGTGGGCGGACACCCTCGTCGTCTCCCTGCGGCCGGACTGGCCGAGCTTCCGCCACACCGTCCCCTCCAAGACCTACGAGGTCCTCGCGGTCGGCCGTCACGTCACCGGCCAGGTGACGGGGGAGGCCGCCCACACGCTGGAGGCGGCCGGCGGCGCCGACGTCGTCGGCCCGGGCGTGGACGACCTCGTGGCGCACCTGGCCGCGCTCGCCGCGGACCCCGCCCGGACGGCCGTCGGCGACGGCGGGCGGGCGTGGGTGAGCGAGCACGCCCACCTGCCCGCGGTGGCGGCGCGGTACGAGCGACTGCTGCGGGGGTTGGCGGCGCCGGGACGGCGGTCCACTGCTACCCTCGAAGGGCCTGTCGGCCTTCCCTAA
- a CDS encoding LCP family protein yields MTQPPQTPWTPRDPADGTPPEDSVAEHRQPAGPTPAPSPARGRRRRRRRWPWVLGLLALLLGAAVVLAGWYAVSLGRVYDEQRNTVDTGALDDAGSGPMNILLLGSDSRSEEEGADAGDGRSDTMMLVHLPADREHVYIMSILRDTWVEIPGRHQDKVNAAFAMGGYPLAVDTVEQLMGVPVHHLMEVDFQGFRGVTDALGGVKVCNPTAFSSGQTNPSYFPRGEILLQDTAALRYVRERHAFEDGDMTRVENQQRYVGGALGRFLSPEILANPGRTSDVVSVLSRHLSVDDGLDAATVASLAWQLREVGREDVEMFSVPIAGFGRSPGGQSILELDPARMDSLRSALAADDVQRYIEAEEAARSRRAAEKAAEASASQSASSSSTTAEPSPSASSAPSSSAPPAPSPAVPEEVCGG; encoded by the coding sequence GTGACCCAGCCCCCGCAGACGCCGTGGACGCCTCGTGACCCCGCAGACGGCACGCCGCCCGAGGACTCCGTCGCGGAGCACCGGCAGCCGGCGGGGCCCACGCCCGCGCCGTCCCCGGCCCGGGGCCGACGCCGGCGTCGCCGCCGCTGGCCGTGGGTCCTCGGCCTCCTCGCGCTCCTGCTGGGGGCCGCCGTGGTGCTCGCGGGCTGGTACGCCGTCTCGCTCGGGCGCGTCTACGACGAGCAGCGGAACACCGTGGACACCGGGGCGCTCGACGACGCCGGCTCCGGACCGATGAACATCCTGCTGCTCGGCTCCGACTCCCGCTCCGAGGAGGAGGGCGCGGACGCGGGCGACGGGCGCTCCGACACGATGATGCTGGTGCACCTCCCGGCGGACCGGGAGCACGTCTACATCATGTCGATCCTGCGCGACACGTGGGTGGAGATCCCCGGGCGCCACCAGGACAAGGTCAACGCGGCGTTCGCGATGGGCGGCTACCCGCTGGCCGTCGACACCGTGGAGCAGCTGATGGGCGTGCCCGTGCACCACCTCATGGAGGTGGACTTCCAGGGCTTCCGCGGCGTCACGGACGCCCTCGGCGGCGTGAAGGTCTGCAACCCCACCGCCTTCTCCTCGGGGCAGACCAACCCCTCCTACTTCCCGCGGGGCGAGATCCTCCTCCAGGACACCGCGGCCCTGCGCTACGTGCGGGAGCGCCACGCGTTCGAGGACGGGGACATGACCCGGGTGGAGAACCAGCAGCGCTACGTCGGCGGGGCCCTGGGGCGCTTCCTGAGCCCGGAGATCCTGGCGAACCCGGGCCGCACCTCCGACGTCGTCTCCGTCCTCTCCCGGCACCTCTCGGTGGACGACGGCCTGGACGCCGCCACCGTGGCGTCGCTGGCATGGCAGCTGCGCGAGGTGGGCCGCGAGGACGTGGAGATGTTCTCCGTGCCGATCGCCGGGTTCGGCCGCTCTCCCGGCGGCCAGTCCATCCTGGAGCTGGACCCGGCCAGGATGGACTCGCTGCGCTCCGCCCTCGCGGCGGACGACGTGCAGCGCTACATCGAGGCGGAGGAGGCCGCGCGCAGCCGCCGCGCGGCCGAGAAGGCCGCGGAGGCGTCCGCGTCCCAGAGCGCGTCCAGCTCCTCGACCACCGCGGAGCCGAGCCCGTCCGCGTCGTCCGCCCCGAGCTCGTCCGCACCGCCGGCCCCGAGCCCCGCCGTCCCCGAGGAGGTCTGCGGTGGCTGA
- the rnc gene encoding ribonuclease III, producing the protein MHITSETLERALTHRSYAYEHGGLPTNERLEFLGDSVLGYVVTDHIFAVYPDLPEGDLARRRAAVVSTRALAKVARRIGIGPFVKLGTGEARTGGADKDSILADSLEALIGATYVDHGAVAAAALVHRHVVPLLDEPDLMRESTDWKTVVAEAASRHRLGEVVYVIEGQGPAHDPRYRATLRVGGKDYGSAVASSKKQAEREAAAESWPALEADLPAAGR; encoded by the coding sequence GTGCACATCACGTCCGAGACGCTCGAACGTGCTTTGACGCACCGTTCGTACGCGTACGAGCACGGCGGCCTGCCCACCAACGAGCGCCTCGAGTTCCTCGGGGACTCGGTGCTGGGCTACGTGGTCACGGACCACATCTTCGCCGTGTACCCGGACCTGCCCGAGGGCGACCTCGCCCGGCGCCGGGCCGCCGTCGTCTCGACGCGTGCGCTCGCGAAGGTGGCTCGCCGGATCGGCATCGGCCCGTTCGTCAAGCTCGGCACGGGCGAGGCCCGCACGGGCGGCGCGGACAAGGACTCGATCCTCGCGGACAGCCTCGAGGCCCTCATCGGCGCCACCTACGTGGACCACGGGGCGGTGGCCGCCGCGGCCCTCGTGCACCGGCACGTCGTGCCGCTGCTCGACGAGCCGGACCTGATGCGCGAGAGCACCGACTGGAAGACCGTGGTGGCCGAGGCCGCCAGCCGGCACCGCCTCGGCGAGGTCGTGTACGTCATCGAGGGACAGGGCCCCGCGCACGACCCGCGCTACCGCGCCACCCTGCGTGTGGGCGGGAAGGACTACGGCTCCGCCGTCGCCAGCTCGAAGAAGCAGGCCGAGCGCGAGGCCGCGGCCGAGTCCTGGCCGGCTCTGGAGGCCGACCTGCCCGCCGCGGGGCGCTGA